Part of the Sylvia atricapilla isolate bSylAtr1 chromosome 1, bSylAtr1.pri, whole genome shotgun sequence genome, GCACCTTTCCAGGCCGTATCCCGGGGCCTTTCCCCTGTTAGCTGTACAAAATTCTCCCTCCTACAGCTCcgaggggagagagagagctccTCTGACCCTGGCCTTGGCTCGGGGTGGCAGAGCCGGCCCTGCACGGCCTCGAAGGTGGTCATAGAATtaattaggttggaaaagacctctgagatcatcaagcCCCTTCGAAGGGCTGACCAccctttctgtgaggaaattaTTCCTGCTGTCCAGCCTGAAACCTAATCTCCGGCACAGCTTGAGGCGatgtcctctcatcctgtcactggtcgcctgggagaagagaccagtCGTCACCTGGCTACAGACTCCTTTCAGGTGGATCCATAaggtcccctctgagcctctttttctccaggctaaacacccccagctccttaAGCCgctcctcataggacttgtgctccagacccttcaccagctgcCTTGCCTTTCTCTGGGCTCTGGTCTGTGCAAGGCAGATTGTGGATGGCACTGTTCTGAGTAGGTTTTGCAGGAGACAGCAAGGGTTGtacaaaaatgttctttgtcAAAATACATATCTATAGTAGTTATATAGCTTCTGGTAGAGGCCTTAAATTGTCTCGCATTGTTTACAtaagtttttggggttttttttaatcgGTTGTTTGCATCAGTGTAAGGTAGTGTTGCTGTTGATTTATTCTTACCCTCCTCTGTTCCTTTTCTCGTACACAAATGTTCATCAGGTTCCCCAGTGTACCAGTCTGGGGAGCTGAGCTGATGGAGTAGCTCTGTGCCATCCTCTCtgtctttcttccctttctgcctTGGCTGCAGTTTCTTATTGCTGGTCATGCCCTGCTTACACAGTCCCTAAAGCTTTTGCTGAGCCACTTACAACAAATTCTAGCCTAACAAATCAAATCAGGGCATAATGGTCTGTATGGTGATTTGCATGAGCCAGTTCAGGAAAGGGGCAAATTAAATGTTCTCGCTGATTcaaaggaggaggtggagggaggTGAGGATTACGTTCATCTGTGGATAGATAGGCTTGGGCTACTGTAAGAAAACTGccaaagttaattttatttttttcccaattcaGTCTTAAAATAGGTCGGTCACCAAGAGAGGTGCATCAGGTTCCTGAGAAACCACTTGTACAGTCATCATTGAAGGGGTGAATCTGCCCTTTTGGACAGATTGAAGTGGCTTACAGTGTCAGAGTGCAAAAAACACACTAAAATAGTGCTTCTGTGTAGCAGGATTTAAAGCACAGTTTGTCTTTGTGAAATTAAAGGCTAAAGAAATGTCATATCTCAGTGTCACCTCGTCCCTGGGCCCCGTGTAGGACTCTGTTACTCCAGtgtttctgaaaatgctgttttagcCACGCACATCTGTAGTTCTGTCGTGGTTCGCTCCAGCCCTTCAAAAGTTATGCTTTGTTTTGTCACAtggaaaagaagcatttttgaaaaatcagaagCTACTGCACATTACAAAATTAAGGTcactattttaatttcagtgtcCTGACTTTCACAGTGGAATAGGTTTGATTAGTGCCAGACATTTAGCAACCTACGTGATGATGTTGTTGGGAACTACATCCCACGTGTATTCTCCCTGTTATCAGAACCACAACAAATCTCTGAGAGCAGTGAAGCCCACAACTCAAGGCTGGTTTTGGATGTGCATCTGCCTGGCAAACAGCATGGGATGACAGCTGTTGAAAAAATTGCTTGAATTGCTTGATACCTGTGAAGCCTGGAGGAGATTTTTGCTTGTCCaggactgcagggaaaaataaaacgtgaaaaaatagaaagcaaataGCATGTCATAGTTTATGTGCTTGCTTTCCCAAAGAAATCCCTGCACAATGATACCCTGGCAATTTATGCACCGTCCCCTCCATACTCCTCACACAGCCCTTTTAGTCCAGCGATGATTTTTGGTCTGGGGGTCTTCTAACAGCTTATTGAATTCTCTCTCTATGTCCATGCAGGAAAGTTATTAACTGTTCTTGATTGCAGCTTCTGCTGATGATCATGAGCTCCTTATCTTCTGGTTTGTGCTACTTGTGTACCTGCTCCCCGGTAGAGCATAGGAAACTAAAATAAAGTCCTAGACTTCGGATAAACATAACttagcaacaactaaaacattGGTGTGTTGGCAACATTCTTCTCATTCTAAAggcaaaacacagctctgcagcagctacTGGGAAAATTGCTAAGGAAATTAACTCAGTTCCAGCCAAAAGCATGTCTAGGCAAAAGTCCACTGCTTTCGGCCTAAGGCTTCCAGCAATCCAAGCTACATATGCTAACCAGGTAGATATAAGCAAACAGCATTCTAAATCACACAGTATTATAATTCTAAGTGACTTATTCTATTTAGAAGTTACTTGCTTGAGCTAAGCAACTGACAACTCTCAACAAAGTAATGTAATTTCTAGGTGCAATTAAAAAAGGAGTGTTAGTGAATTGTAGTAGAATTGGGAAAATAAGTTTTGAGGCCaaatggagaagagagaagTTTCTGGGGATaagcagaagctgaaaattATCTCATTTTGTGGTGAAGATACTGGGTAAGGTGATCTGTGCTGCTAAAGTGCATGACATTCGTCAGAtgctctccctctgcttttctctcGACTAAGGTCCATCTCTTGAAGTTGACAAAATAAACCATCTCTGGTTTTTCAGGTCAGGAAACTTCTACTGGAGAAAGTCTGGGATGTCAGTAACAGCTGTTGTCATAGGTCTCAGATCCATGGCCACAAGGGTTCCAGTGCCATgttgtgctgctccagcatgagTCTTGAAAATGTGTTGAAGAATCCCCCTTGATTGTATTTTTTGCCTCAAAGTTCCCATCCACTCTTCATTTGAACTCCAGTTTGGCTGGAGCCTTATGCATCCATATATGTTCATATACAGAGGaatatgtatataatatatatattgttgttgctgttgcaCTTCATTTCTCTGTTAAGGACAAATAAAGTTTTTGTTCTCCATTTGATAAAAATACTCTCTGCTGCATTCTGTTAGTCTTCAAACTTGCTAAAATATGCTGAAGAGTGTCTTGAAAACTTGGTCCTCAGGGACTACCAGTGTTTGTGCAAAATGTAGCTCACAGCATCCACAATTCCAGAACAGAAACTCAAGGACAGTAAAAGTGCTTAGTTTTGGTCTCTTATCTGTCTTTGAAAGTTTTCTAAAAGCAGAATCCTCTGCTTTTAGAGCAGGTTCCACCAAACCCAATCAAAGTGTTAGGCTTACATTTCATACTTTCAAAACTACATGTGCTGTTTAAATCCTCCAGCATAACTTAAGGGATTTAAGTAATGACATCTTTTATGATGTTTTAAGTGAGCAACCCTAGTTATGCTACATATCACAGCAGTGATATTTGCTAATGCAACAAACTTGACTGTAATagttttgttttagaaatgaaCTGCCTGTCATGACTGGATAAGAACAGGTAGATAAGGAACTTCAATCTTTTTGAGGAATATAATTTTACCAGATTTCTGTTGCTACTTTTCAATAATACTGAATTCTGTTATCTTCagtcttacaaaaaaaaaaaaaaaaaggcttcagaaTTGATCATCAGCAGGATGTTCAGTTTTGTGATAAATATCTGCATCAGTAGTAACTGAAACAGCAACTGATTATTTTCACTCTAATCTAGTCAGTTCTCCTATGTTGAATTGTAGGTTTTCAGTGGCTTGCTTTGGAAAAGTTGGTTTTAATGTGCTCTTAGGACAGCGTCTATTCAATAGCTGGCTTGTTAGACATAGGACTCAGTAACTTAGGAAACACTACTGAGCCTCActctttctaatttttctcATAGGCATAATAAAGCAGTGAAGATAAACTGAAGGAAGTATTACATGCCTTACTAAtcagaaaactgtttctgaaGTATTTGGGCAAGCTACACATATATGTAGTAAAATCTACAAAGGTAAgattttctattccttttttatttagaaaaccTCACAACTAATGAAAATCTTTCAGGAGTCTCAGTGGGTTTACAAAAGTAACTTTGTATGTCAAGGAGCAATGTGGAGCCTAAAACTTATTCTTCTAAGGGAATTCTGTGGAGTCTTACTAATTCCACAAGGTTTTTCATGATAGGATTTAGACAAAGGCAGACTGCCCATTAGTTCTTCTTCACAAAGCTTTCAAATCCATTCAAAAGCTTCTCAGTTTTATAAAATAGATcatgtaggaaaagaaaagctcttcATGATTTCAGGGTTAGCTGCAGTATTGGCTTCTTTTACTTCCTGAATATTAAGTATGTCTTTAGGCATGTTGAGATTTCATGCTGTTCCCTCTGAAATGGAGGTCTACAGTGAGTAGAGAATCTTCTTTTCAGTATGAAAGCAACATCTTAAGTGATGTGCAGTTCATAAATTCAGGATCTGCTACCTGAAAGTGCCACAGCTATTGTCAGTAAGAACACAGTTTTGTAAGTTTTCTAGGCATTACATGAAAGGCATTAAAATGGAAAGTTAACATTTGTATTTAAACTTCTGTGATGTTTTGGCTTCACATAGAATTCATGTAAGTAGAAACTGCATGTTTCACAGTGGCTGCTACGATTAAGTTCAATAACAGCATTCAGGAGAAGCATGGCTCAGCTGTGCCAAAGTCTTTGCTTTCAGAGTTCGGAATACCTTGATGGAAAATTGCAATTCTGGCATCCAGCGGTACAATTCTCCAGTTCCCACTAAAATCTGAAAGTCTCCAAAGTGTGTGCTTTTTTGCATTCACATATTCACTTCTTTATTCACATTTAAGTCTCCATGTTTTTAGACTTTTTTTGGCCTCTTTGTGGATCTACTTATACAGGTCCAGCACcaagtttgttttatttctgtgtgtttggggCTTTTGAATAGGTTGAAGGTGTGGAGAACATGGGTTATGATATTGAGCGCTTCGTGGGCTATGTTAATGAAGGGCTGTTGTGCTCCATCTGCCGAGATGTGTTAGAGGATCCACTGCAGGCTCCCTGTGAGCACGCCTTCTGCACTGCCTGTATCCATGGGTGGCTCGTTCATCACAGTAACTGCCCTGAAGACAGACAAGTGATTGATGTGTCCTTGCTACGACCTCTCTACAGGTATCCAGTAATCTTGCTGTGTGTTGAAATTACATGAATTTAGgatttctcagttttgtttgCACAGCTTCATCTCCTGTCAATACTGTCGCTCCGGCTGTCTTTATCCAGTATGCCTGTGGCAGACACCAACTACTTGCATGAAAGCATTagcattttctatttattttaactaaCTTTTAGGATGTTAGGatttcaaaactgaaagaacATTTAGTTTGTTCTCCACCTTTTTATATCTTGAATGCTGATTTTAGATACCTGTCTGGATATTATTCTGAATGTCCTTTACGGCATCAAAACTTTTCCAAACTTTATTTTAGAGAAAGCAAGCAAAGCAACTCTTGATGACAGTCTCTACACAGTctattctcttttcttttcaatcttAGCTAGATGCTGTCGTGAGGTTTGTAAATAACAATTCCTGGAGATATGAATCCAATTTCTGACcttcaaattctttttcaaGATCTTTAGACATAGGAATATCTATTGTGAACCACCTTGTCATGTCAAGCAGGCTGTTTTCACTAGTGCCTTCTATAACTGGTCAGGCAGTCGGACCGTATGGTTGTTGTTGGTCCTTTCCAAACAAACTATTGTATTTTAAACTGTTAATTCCTGCTAGTGTCAGCACAAAACAGTTTCAACAGCAGATGCTGTTTAACATCTGCATCTACTCTTGCTCGGACTAACAGTTATGTATTTAAAGTCTCCAGCTCCAGTAAATTAAACTTTGTTATACTCacaatgtaatttttcattaatgagATTTTACATTTTGGAAGTTAACTATAGCATAGACAGAGCACTAGAGTTTAATTTTTAGATTGCTTTGTCCATACTCACTGTAGTCCTTTAGTCTGGCATGTTTGAAAACATAGAACTTAAATGGCAAATGAGTAGCCTTGATGTTTGTTATTGATAATATCTGCTGTGCCAATGAAAGatcacaattaaaaattattcaaaaataagGATTTCATTTGCACATTTAAATTTGGAGACTGAATTTTCCATTAACATTGTTTATTTTAAGCTGTTTCTTACTGATACAGTCACTTGAattcttaaagaaataaagctaGTTACAATTTTTCCCAATGGAGATTAgaatcttgcttttttttcccaaaagttgaaaacacaaattttccAATAATGTTCCCAGATTTAAgaacaaattcttttctttgcatGTAGATATATGAAAAATGATTTAAACCGTCTTCAGCTACATTGCAGAAACAGAGAGTATGGCTGTGAAATGGTTTGTTCTCTGGAGTCTATAGACAGGCATGAGAGGGAGTGTGAGTACAGTCAGATACCTTGCTCCAATGCTGGTGAGTAACATTCAGATAAGTTGAATCTTTTATATTTGTCATCTTCCCATCAACAGAACTATAATAAAGGCCCTTACTTTCTAACAGAAATTCAAAGCTTTGGCAAGATCTGCTCTATACAGCAGtgtttttgaataaaatatagTAGCATTTTATGGCAGTCGTGATGATTAGCAGCTGTTTCTTAACCAAAAACTAACCAAAATGAATGTGATGAActtaaaatgtatgaaaatgtaGTAGTGCtttagttttgctttctgtcaAGTTATGAGTTTGTTTTCCAATTCTGCCTGTGCGTTCTGATGTCTGAATGAATGCAGTAGCCCCTGCAGAGGACTTAGTGGTCACAATGCATTTATAAAACACCTACTTGCCTAGTGCATGTGCAGCTGCCAACTCTGTGACATGGTTTTAACAAAAAGGTATCTTGTAAATAAGAATTGTTCTAAGCTGAATTCTGGTTAGAATGTTCATCTTGAGGCTCTTATTTAAAACAAGGCTATACCTCCTGAGAAAGAAACATGCCTCTAAAAAGGAACATACTGTTAAAATTTCCCAGttgatttcatttaaaatgttgtaaGTTCctagataaaattaatttttaattaatgataTTAAGGATGTAGTTGAGTCTGCCATTGTAATTAATTATGAGATGATTAAGGTAATAGAATTGCTCTGCTGGAAGTTAAAATTTCACTCAGAAGTAAATGACTTCTGCAGATGCTTGATTCACTTGttctgcttcctgcagaaaCAGTAGTGCTTTACAGGTTCATGTATTTTACAATGTTGtacaaatttttgtttttataccACACTGGGTGTCTGATGTTTGGCATGTGAAGGCTCTCACATGTCTTGAACTCTTTCCCAAGAATACATGGAGTGTATTTTGAGTACCTCAATTACAAATCATTATATTTATTAGTAAAACGGTTCTAGAGAGCTCATGTGTCATTTTCTGGCGTGATTTGTTTGGAAGTTTCAATACTCCATTGTTTCAATTTCCTAAAAGTTGATATTCTCttcaaattaaatgcaaatgtgTATTTAATTTGAAGAGAGTATCAACAAAGCGAGCCTCAGAGATTAAACCACAAACTTCCTAAGTCTGGCTTCATAAGTTAAGACTACAAACTTCGAGTTTAGAGTGTTAAATGCAGCAATAATTTATATAGTGCTTATTTTTGATTCTTcacattttacttttaatcACTGCAGAACTGCAAAGGATGTATCCTAgaatttctgtggaaatatttCTATCTTTATATGAGTTCATaaaatgttcaaaaataaatgttttaactTGGTCTATTACATTATGGTCTAGTACATTATGGACAAGATCAACAAAttgtctggaaaaaaagtttacaTTCCATCTCACCCACCTCTCTCTTTATTACATCTTTGGATTTTCCCTTGGTTTgatttcataatatttttttacacGTGTGTATTCTTTATCAATTCCAGTCATTGCAATCTATGATGGTAGCACAGGCAAGCTTCTGGTGTCTTAGCTTGGCATCAGGGTTGTCATTACTGAAGTTGATTTAATGCCAAACCAGTAGTAGAAGACTTTACAGGAAATACCTCCTTCCAGCCTTTCAGAATTTTCAGTTAATGGATAAGTGTCTTAGTAAGACCTTTCAACAGCACTGTAGTAGCAGCTACGTATGTGTAACTGTCATACTTCATATCCTAAACAAACCACTTTCCTCAGCTTCCTTTCTGGAGTGTTTTTGTTCGGAATGACCCAAAATGCTGTTGTTGTCAGTGGCTGTCCTGCCTTGCTGTCCCTTGCTCAGGCTGCACCGTGCAGGTTGAGCGGCGGAACTTGGACGGGCACCTGGCGGTGTGCGAGTACCGGAGCCGGGAGTGCCCCAATGGCTGTGGCTACACCATCCTCAGCGCCGAGGACACGCAGCACAACTgtgtggcagagctgagaacagagctggagctgcttcGGTACAAaccttctgtttctctcctctctgtgtTGGGCTGGGCTTTGTCACTGCATGAAGCACTTTGAAATACTAGCACTGGATTCTGGTATGTGTTAAATGGTCCATTAATCACGTGATGCTAATGAGCCAGAATTTTATTATGTGTCAGCATAGACTTTAAATTCTTCCTGTTTGATTCttttgttgttgggggtttttttccaatttactataaatcttaaaaataccATTGCATGCAGTTGAACAGAACTGCGAGCTTACtatttaaaatgacaaaaaacctAATAAAACTGAAGTTGGTAGTTTAGTTTTTCCATTGGCCTGTTATAGACACAAAGTCACATTATTTAATAATGGTACTTAGATACGATTTTACAGATcaagaagataaaaatctgtaattattTTGGCGGGTACAGATAGATTCAGCCACTAAAGGtctaattttgattttttttaagtcctggTAGATTAAAAGTCAGCGAATATGACTTACCAGCATCCTTATTTTCCTCTTACATGTTTCTGTAgctttcccttttcattttttcccagttggactttttttttccctccctcatGCTCCTTCCCATTTGTATGTTTCAGCTCCTAAGTGTTGCGCTTTTGAACACTGCTGTGAAGTCAGGCTCAAATATGGTTCAAATGTGTTGAGACACAAGGGATTCTGCTAGCTGGTTTTTCAACTCAAGAGGTTAATGTAGTGCCATCTGGTTTtggctgtggagctgtgtgAGTGACTAGGTTTTAAGAGTTTACTGCATACTGTCACGTAGTGTCCACGATAAAAGTGGACAAGATTGCGCAGAACCATGGAATCGCTGAAATTGGAAAAGAGCTTTAAGATCGATTCCAGCAgttaatccagcactgccaggcccAGCATTAAACCATGTCTGTAAGTGCCTACCATGTCCACGCACTCAGACGTGTTTAGCAGTACTATAGGATTCAGACTTTTTATCTTGGCTACCTCTATTTCATAACACTTGGCAGGCACATACTGTaggcaaacagcagaaaatcacTTCAAGTCATAAATACACCCTGAGTTCATGGAATTACTTGAGGAATATGATCTGATTGTCCCTCTATAGGCTCCTCATGGGCACTTTAGTGCCCCTGGGCACAATGCACTTCTTTATGCCAGttactggttttggttttttttttaattaataaatcatGCCTCTACAGGGGCATCCTGTAGAGCTTGATGGGATTCAGTTCAGTCTGTTTGGCTGCAAGAAGGCTTTCTGGATTTTGAAGAtcattcttttctctgcttaCAAGACTTAACAAGGAGAAATAAACTTTTTAGGTCAGAAATGATCTGCAGAGTGGAGGAGGCAAAACATGAGATGGAGTCAAGGTTAGATTCACAGAGAAGGCATATGGTCCAAAAAGAGAGTattctgcaaaatgaaattgaaGAGCTGAAGGTAaatacaatctttttttttttttttttcctcttaacaGTCtagctttttgcttttctcagtagcagtttcttattttgtaaataaagtCTTGTACAGAGGAAGATGGCATTAAGTATGGGAAGCAAAACCATCAGAGCTTTACCAGGTTAGCTCTGTGGAGAAGCAGGCTGGATGCTGTATTCCTGTAGTTTATCTGCTTCAGGACCACTGGAGCTCACCTGGATACTCCatctgtgttctgtgtgttcATACCATTGTCAGCAGATCAATCTGAAACTGATTTCAGTGTCTAAATGTAGAATATACAACACAAACTGGATGTAATTAAACATCCAGCTCCATTTATAATTGCTATCCAAAGTGGCTTAGTCCAGAGCTGATACAGAGCTCTACTGCCAGCAGTGGTATTTGCACTGTGGTCAGAAGGTTGGAAAGGTTTACTGTAAACTTCATCAAGTAACAAGCAAGGCTGTCTTAATCCTTTTATTCATACTGGGTTTATTTTATCACAGACCAATGATTTCTAAAGCAGtagtttttaaaagctttataaaGTTTCTTAAAACTTCACagcttacatttttatttttactggatTTGATGTTAAATCCTTGCAGAATGTATCTTGAACAAAACCACAACCATATTTTGTTTGGAttctttaaatagaaaataaaagcaacaagtGGGTAAATTGGCTGTTTCTTACCATGCTTTGTAAGaagcaaaatatgaaaacaaaatatttttttaaaaacatattagAATCTTTAGAACAAGACCATCCCAGAAGGTGAATGCTGGATTGTGTCTCAAATTGCTTACATTTGTTGCGCTATCAAAATactattttggtgtttttcattCCTAAGACTCCATCGCCCTACATGCATGGCCAGCTCGACTTCCTTGCACCACCATTAGAGGAGGGTTTGTTTCTTGCAG contains:
- the LOC136370240 gene encoding RING finger protein 151-like, with the protein product MGYDIERFVGYVNEGLLCSICRDVLEDPLQAPCEHAFCTACIHGWLVHHSNCPEDRQVIDVSLLRPLYRYMKNDLNRLQLHCRNREYGCEMVCSLESIDRHERECEYSQIPCSNAGCTVQVERRNLDGHLAVCEYRSRECPNGCGYTILSAEDTQHNCVAELRTELELLRSEMICRVEEAKHEMESRLDSQRRHMVQKESILQNEIEELKSQMSRMMSDVRSLMAAERQHRQELEQAELEKRELMELLKGLQKDCRLTTTEGSRKSNFRPLTRLESVKRKPREVTVI